In a genomic window of Pseudomonas putida:
- the mscL gene encoding large-conductance mechanosensitive channel protein MscL, whose amino-acid sequence MGVISEFKAFAVKGNVVDMAVGIIIGAAFGKIVTSFVGDVIMPPIGMLIGGMDFSDLAITLKAATADTPAVTLAYGKFIQSVIDFIIVAFAIFMGVKAINQLKREEAVAPSAPPVPTKEEELLSEIRDLLKAQNNRP is encoded by the coding sequence ATGGGCGTGATAAGTGAGTTCAAGGCCTTCGCGGTCAAAGGCAACGTGGTCGACATGGCCGTTGGTATCATCATCGGTGCGGCCTTCGGCAAGATCGTCACCTCGTTCGTCGGTGACGTGATCATGCCGCCGATAGGCATGCTGATCGGTGGGATGGACTTCAGTGACCTGGCCATTACGCTCAAGGCAGCCACCGCGGACACCCCGGCAGTGACCCTGGCCTACGGTAAATTCATCCAGAGCGTGATCGACTTCATCATCGTTGCGTTCGCGATCTTCATGGGCGTCAAGGCCATCAACCAACTGAAACGCGAAGAAGCTGTCGCACCTTCCGCGCCGCCGGTTCCAACCAAGGAAGAAGAGTTGCTGAGCGAGATCCGTGATCTGCTCAAGGCCCAGAACAATCGGCCCTGA
- a CDS encoding ferredoxin--NADP reductase codes for MTASEEKFTRQTLLDVQPLTPNLFTLRATRDPGFRFRAGQFARLGVTKADGSTVWRAYSMVSSPFDEFLEFFSIVVPGGEFTSELSRLDVGDTLLVDRQAFGYLTLDRFVDGRDLWLLSTGTGLAPFLSILQDFEVWEKFERIILVYSVRESRELAYQALIAGLAQRDYLAEYAHKLQLINTVTREQHPGALNGRITTLIENGELERAAGVALTPEHSRVMLCGNPQMIDDTRKLLKQRDMHLSLSRRPGQVAVENFW; via the coding sequence ATGACCGCCAGTGAAGAAAAATTTACTCGCCAGACCTTGCTCGACGTACAACCGCTGACCCCGAATCTGTTTACGCTGCGCGCCACGCGGGATCCGGGCTTTCGTTTTCGGGCAGGGCAATTTGCGCGACTGGGTGTCACCAAGGCGGACGGCAGTACCGTGTGGCGTGCCTATTCCATGGTGTCGTCACCTTTCGACGAGTTTCTCGAGTTCTTTTCCATTGTCGTGCCGGGCGGTGAGTTCACCAGCGAGTTGAGTCGGCTGGACGTCGGCGATACGTTGCTGGTCGATCGACAGGCCTTTGGATACCTGACCCTCGATCGTTTCGTCGATGGGCGTGACCTGTGGCTGCTGTCCACTGGCACCGGACTGGCTCCGTTTTTATCGATCCTCCAGGATTTCGAAGTGTGGGAGAAGTTCGAGCGCATCATCCTGGTCTACAGCGTGCGTGAATCACGGGAACTGGCCTATCAGGCGTTGATTGCAGGGCTGGCGCAGCGCGATTACCTGGCGGAATACGCGCATAAGTTGCAACTGATCAATACGGTGACGCGCGAGCAGCATCCGGGGGCCCTGAACGGGCGGATTACCACGCTGATCGAAAACGGCGAGCTGGAGCGAGCGGCAGGGGTGGCGCTGACACCCGAACACTCGCGGGTCATGCTGTGCGGCAATCCGCAGATGATCGATGACACGCGCAAACTGCTCAAACAACGTGACATGCACTTGAGTCTCAGCCGCCGACCCGGGCAGGTGGCGGTGGAGAACTTCTGGTAG